The genome window GCAAATAAAGCTTCGTGCCGATCGACTCAAGGGCAAGAATCCGAATTGCTACATACTAAGCGAAACGTTACTCGAAAACATATTGAAGCATGCCGTGAGCATGAAGCCAGACCTCTTGGTGGTAGACTCCATTCAAACACTATACACCGACAGGGTTGAATCATCTCCGGGAAGTGTTTCACAGATTAGGGAAACGGCTGCGAATCTGCTCAAGTTTGCCAAGGAAACGGCTACACCAATATTTATCATTGGCCACATAACGAAGGACGGAAGCCTTGCTGGCCCTAAGGTGCTGGAACACATTGTAGACGTGGTGCTCCAGTTTGAAGGCGATAACAACTTTGTATACCGAATTATTCGTGCCCACAAAAACAGGTTTGGATCCACCTCTGAGTTGGGCATATTTGAGATGCAAAACAGCGGTCTTCGTGAGGTTGAAAACCCATCGGAAATACTCATATCACACCGCTCTGAGTCGCTAAGCGGCGTTGCCATAGCTGCCACCATCGACGGAATTCGCCCATTTCTTATCGAAACCCAAGCGCTGGTGAGCACCGCAGCCTACGGAACACCGCAACGATCTACCACCGGTTTTGATATTCGAAGGCTCAACATGCTGCTGGCGGTTTTGGAAAAGCGGGTGGGGTTTAAGCTAGCGTCGAAGGACGTATTTCTGAACATTGCGGGTGGGCTAAAAGTTACCGACCCCGCCATTGACCTCGCCGTAATTGCTGCAATTCTATCCTCCAACCTTGACGCTGCCCTCCCCGACGATTGCTGCTTTGCAGGTGAAGTAGGCCTTTCGGGCGAAATTCGTCCCGTGACCCGGCTCGATCAGCGCATAACCGAGGCGGCTAAACTTGGCTTTAAACGGATCTTTGTATCTGGAAATTTAAAAAATATTGCAGCCAATAACACCATTCAGATTGTAACTGTTGGTCGAGTTGAGCACCTTGTAAAGCATCTTTTCTCAAACAACAGCCAATAGCTCAGTAGTACTATTGATGTTTATTTTTGAGTGCAGATCATTCATTATAACATGTTTATCATGACACGTTACACAATTAGTTAACAATATTAATCCATGAGAATTGCAGTTGTAGGTTTTGGGGCAGCAGCCATCGGCTTTATCGAAAAAATTAAAAGCACTGCTCACGAAGTTCACGTTTTTGAAAAGAGCAAAGATATCTACTCTTCCAGCATTTCGGGCATAAGAGCCGATGGCAAGTTGTTTGTGTCGTCCGAAATGGGGGGCGATATCGAAATTGACCTTGACCTGCAGAAGGTGTTAGTGGACTACTACCTCAGCCATACCAACA of Williamwhitmania sp. contains these proteins:
- the radA gene encoding DNA repair protein RadA, giving the protein QIKLRADRLKGKNPNCYILSETLLENILKHAVSMKPDLLVVDSIQTLYTDRVESSPGSVSQIRETAANLLKFAKETATPIFIIGHITKDGSLAGPKVLEHIVDVVLQFEGDNNFVYRIIRAHKNRFGSTSELGIFEMQNSGLREVENPSEILISHRSESLSGVAIAATIDGIRPFLIETQALVSTAAYGTPQRSTTGFDIRRLNMLLAVLEKRVGFKLASKDVFLNIAGGLKVTDPAIDLAVIAAILSSNLDAALPDDCCFAGEVGLSGEIRPVTRLDQRITEAAKLGFKRIFVSGNLKNIAANNTIQIVTVGRVEHLVKHLFSNNSQ